TTCTTTTTGGAACGTGAGTAATCCGCCACCGCGCCCAGGATTGGGGCCGTGATCGCCACCAGGGTCATCGAAGTCCCGACCGCCAGGCCCCAGATCCGCTCACCGTATCCCTCCACGCCCAAGGCCACCTTGCTGATGAAATAGGTGCTGAACACCACGCTCACGATCACGGTGGTAAAGGCTGAATTGGCAAAATCGTAGAACATCCAGCCGATGATATTGCGGGTGAATTTCATCCCTGCACCCCCGGAAGCCGCAAACGTTCCAGGTCTTTCCATTCGGCCGCGATATCTTCGCGCGGGCTGGCAATGAAAACCTGGTAGCGGTAATCCACAAATTCACTGATGCAGTGCGTGTGCAGAGTGTCCAACTCGGCAAAGACATCGTCGAAGAGCAGGATCGGTTTGATCCTGGTCAGATCCTCGATCAGGGCGGCCTGGATGAGCTTGAGGATGATCACCGTGATGCGTTTCTGCCCTTGTGAACCAAAGGTTTTCAGGTTGTGCCCGGCCAAATTGAACACATAGTCGTCGATGTGGGGTCCCATCAAGCTGCGCTGGTAGCGTTTCTCCCGGTTTTCGAGCCCGGCGAGAAGCCGCACGACGGATTCCGCGTCGGCAGGATACCCGTCGTGGTGATGAGTAACATAGGCCAGGCGGATATCCTTAACCTGTTCCGACACCAAAGGATATTGCTCCGCGAAGGCCTGATTCACAAGCCATAGATATTTCCTGCGGAAAGCCACCACTTGCAACATCAACTTGGCAAATTGCAGGTCCCAGCTTTGTTTTTCCCGGGGCTGGTAGTTCAATTTGAGAAGATTGTTGCGCTGGCCGACCACGTGCAGGTAGTTGCGCAGCAGTGTGATGTATTCAGGATAGATCTGCGAGATCGCCAGATCGAAGTACTGGCGCCGGAAGCGGGGATATCCTCCCACAAGGTTCATGTCCTCCGGGGCGGAGTAGATCACCTTCACGCTCTCGAAGATCCTGCTCAGTTGGCGCACGGGGATCTCATTGATCTTGAGCAGTTTCTTCCCATCCTGCCAGGAAAACTGGATCTTCAGGCCAAGCTCCGTGTCCTCCTGGAATTCCCCTTTCACCACGAAGTAATCAGCACTTTCGCGCTTCAGTTCCTCATCCCGGTGGAAATGGACCGATTTGCCCAAGCCGCAATAGGCCACGGCTTCGAGCAGGTTGGTCTTGCCCCAGCCATTTGGCGCGATGATGAGATTGCCAGCGGGATGCAGGCTGAAACTGGCACTTTCGTAATTGCGGAAGTTTGCCAGAGCAAGCTGGTTCAGGATCAATAGCTATGACCGCAGCGGCATCAAGAGGAAAGTTATCTTCTGGTTTTGGGGCTGCGGCTCGTTGTAGACCATCATGGGTTCTTTGGAGCCGCCCAGCTTGATGCAGACTTTTTCCGTGTCGATGGCTTCCAGGATGGAGAGCATGTATCTATAGTTGAAGGCGATCGAGGTCGGCTTGCCTGAATATTCGTAGTTTTCCACGAATTCCTTGGCGTCGCCGGTATCGCGGTCGCTGGTATTGATCTCGAAGCGCTCGGAATCGATCTCGAAGCGGATGCGGTTGTTGTCATCAGGAGCGACCAGCGAAACCCTGCGGATCGAGGTGTGGAGGCTATCCTTGGCAACGATGACCTGATTGGGCAGATCATTCATGAAGGCTTTCTGGTATTCGGGATATTTATGCTCGATGATGTTGGCAACGATCGTGAAATTGCCGTAGGCAAAGACGATCTTGTTCCGCTCCATCAGGATCTTCATTTCCTTGATCGAGGGATCATGGATCTTTTGCAGGAAATTAAGGGTCTTGACGGGAATGACCTTTTCCACGATCATGTCGGACTGGGCATCCTGGAAGATCGTGCCATCCGCGTCTTCCTTGGCTTCCTCGCTGGGAACGGGAGCGGTATTGGGAACGATGATCTCGGCAACTTTGCGTCCGTCGGTGGCGGCCATCAGATTGGTTTTCTCCATTATCTTCCAACAAACCCCCGTCAGAACGGCGCGGTTCACATCCGTGGATACGGCAAAGGCGGTTTTGCTGACCATGCGGTTGAAGGTCTCGGGATTGACCAGGGTGGCATTGTCCAGCTTGGGATCAGGCAGGATGGGAAACAGAGTGTGGTCCGCGCAGAGGATGTTGAAATCGATCTTGTTGCATTGGATCATCAGCAGATCTTCGGTTTTCCAAAGATCGATCACCGCGTCGGGCATCTGCATGACGATCTCGTTGAAATGCCTTGCGGAAACGGCTATCGTACCGCCTTCGCTGACAGCGGCATTGAAGCGCACATCAACCGTGATTTCCAAGTCGGAGGCTGTGATCTTGACCTCGCCTTTCTTGGCGTCGACCTCGATCAGGTAATTGGTTAAGATGGGTGAAGTTGTCTTGGAGGAAACGATCCCGGCCAGATGCTGGATATGCTGGACCAGTTCCTTCTTTTCTATCGCTAAACGCATGACTACCCCTTTGTATGCTATGTTATCTATATGTCGGGTCATTAAATTTCGCTTTGGGTGTTTGTCAACAGTTTTCTGAGCATGTTGAGTCCCAAATGTTGGTGTAAATTCCAACTCGTTGTTTCTCAGGTTGTTTGAGGGCATC
This genomic stretch from Candidatus Syntrophosphaera sp. harbors:
- the recF gene encoding DNA replication and repair protein RecF (All proteins in this family for which functions are known are DNA-binding proteins that assist the filamentation of RecA onto DNA for the initiation of recombination or recombinational repair.); this translates as MILNQLALANFRNYESASFSLHPAGNLIIAPNGWGKTNLLEAVAYCGLGKSVHFHRDEELKRESADYFVVKGEFQEDTELGLKIQFSWQDGKKLLKINEIPVRQLSRIFESVKVIYSAPEDMNLVGGYPRFRRQYFDLAISQIYPEYITLLRNYLHVVGQRNNLLKLNYQPREKQSWDLQFAKLMLQVVAFRRKYLWLVNQAFAEQYPLVSEQVKDIRLAYVTHHHDGYPADAESVVRLLAGLENREKRYQRSLMGPHIDDYVFNLAGHNLKTFGSQGQKRITVIILKLIQAALIEDLTRIKPILLFDDVFAELDTLHTHCISEFVDYRYQVFIASPREDIAAEWKDLERLRLPGVQG
- the dnaN gene encoding DNA polymerase III subunit beta, giving the protein MRLAIEKKELVQHIQHLAGIVSSKTTSPILTNYLIEVDAKKGEVKITASDLEITVDVRFNAAVSEGGTIAVSARHFNEIVMQMPDAVIDLWKTEDLLMIQCNKIDFNILCADHTLFPILPDPKLDNATLVNPETFNRMVSKTAFAVSTDVNRAVLTGVCWKIMEKTNLMAATDGRKVAEIIVPNTAPVPSEEAKEDADGTIFQDAQSDMIVEKVIPVKTLNFLQKIHDPSIKEMKILMERNKIVFAYGNFTIVANIIEHKYPEYQKAFMNDLPNQVIVAKDSLHTSIRRVSLVAPDDNNRIRFEIDSERFEINTSDRDTGDAKEFVENYEYSGKPTSIAFNYRYMLSILEAIDTEKVCIKLGGSKEPMMVYNEPQPQNQKITFLLMPLRS